One Lactobacillus sp. CBA3606 DNA segment encodes these proteins:
- a CDS encoding copper-translocating P-type ATPase has product MSIRNRFIFSLIVSTPILINMVASPFGFKLPGDMWTQFLLTTAVMVISGRAFIQSAWASFRHHHANMDTLVAIGTGTAYLYSIYAMFSNQDVFFEDAALVITLILLGQVFEENMKRNASGAVAKLLDLQAKEAEVLRGGEIIKVPMAEVIVGDILRVKPGQKIAVDGVITEGSSTIDESMVTGESMPTEKKVGDTVIGSTMNSTGTFMFKASKVGNDTLLAQIVEMVKKAQTSHAPIQKTVDKISDIFVPAVLIIAILAFFVWYVLLGASVVTAMLFTVSVIIIACPCALGIATPTALMVGTGRSAKMGILIKNGEVLEAVNTIKTVVFDKTGTITVGKPKVTDIIGDEQMVLDIAANLEASSEHPLAAAVLEKAKEQDITPNSAQNFKAIEGKGVQAQINGKKAFIGNDKLLDNYKLTDQLTAKMVQLQSEAKTVVIVGYDDKIVGLIAIQDAPKQSSATAIAALKKRGLRPVMLTGDNERVARAIADQVGIDEVIADVLPGDKADHVKQLQQQAPVAFVGDGINDAPALTTADVGIAMGSGTDIAIESGGIILVKNNLLDVVNALELSQKTFNRIKLNLFWAFIYNSLGIPVAAGIFVGLGLILSPELAGLGMALSSLSVVASSLMLNKTKLTTVTA; this is encoded by the coding sequence ATGAGTATTCGAAATCGTTTTATATTCTCTTTAATTGTTTCTACCCCGATACTAATAAACATGGTTGCTAGCCCGTTTGGTTTTAAATTGCCGGGAGATATGTGGACACAGTTTCTACTCACAACCGCAGTTATGGTAATTTCTGGACGAGCATTTATACAAAGTGCTTGGGCATCATTTCGTCATCATCACGCCAATATGGACACTTTAGTAGCTATTGGCACGGGAACGGCCTATTTATATAGTATTTATGCAATGTTTAGTAACCAAGACGTTTTCTTCGAAGATGCAGCCCTTGTCATCACCTTAATTTTATTGGGCCAAGTTTTTGAAGAAAACATGAAACGTAATGCGTCTGGTGCTGTGGCAAAGCTATTGGATTTACAAGCGAAAGAAGCCGAAGTTTTGCGTGGTGGAGAAATTATTAAAGTTCCAATGGCTGAAGTTATCGTAGGCGATATTCTTCGTGTTAAACCAGGACAAAAAATTGCTGTAGATGGCGTAATTACTGAAGGTAGTTCGACAATTGATGAATCAATGGTTACAGGTGAAAGTATGCCGACTGAGAAAAAAGTTGGCGATACGGTAATTGGCTCAACAATGAATAGTACTGGAACATTTATGTTTAAAGCTAGTAAAGTAGGCAATGATACATTACTAGCACAAATTGTTGAAATGGTAAAAAAAGCTCAAACTAGTCATGCACCAATTCAAAAAACTGTTGATAAGATTTCCGATATCTTTGTTCCTGCTGTTCTAATTATTGCAATTCTGGCCTTTTTCGTTTGGTATGTTTTACTTGGGGCCAGCGTAGTAACTGCCATGCTATTTACTGTTTCGGTAATCATCATCGCTTGCCCTTGTGCATTAGGAATTGCTACGCCAACGGCTTTGATGGTTGGTACCGGACGCAGTGCTAAGATGGGTATTCTAATTAAAAACGGTGAAGTGCTGGAGGCTGTCAATACAATCAAAACGGTTGTTTTTGATAAAACAGGTACGATTACAGTTGGAAAGCCAAAAGTAACGGATATTATTGGTGATGAACAAATGGTACTTGACATAGCAGCTAATCTTGAGGCTTCTTCGGAACATCCTTTAGCCGCAGCAGTGTTAGAAAAAGCTAAGGAACAAGACATCACACCTAATTCTGCACAAAATTTCAAAGCAATCGAGGGTAAAGGTGTACAAGCACAGATCAATGGTAAAAAAGCCTTCATTGGCAATGATAAATTACTTGATAATTATAAGCTTACTGATCAATTAACAGCTAAAATGGTACAGTTGCAAAGCGAAGCCAAAACAGTGGTAATTGTTGGCTACGACGATAAAATTGTTGGGTTAATTGCTATTCAAGATGCGCCAAAGCAAAGCTCAGCTACAGCAATTGCGGCCTTGAAGAAACGTGGCTTACGTCCAGTTATGTTAACTGGTGATAATGAACGAGTTGCTCGGGCAATTGCTGATCAGGTTGGCATTGATGAAGTAATTGCCGATGTACTACCTGGTGATAAGGCCGATCATGTAAAACAGCTTCAACAACAGGCACCAGTTGCGTTTGTTGGTGATGGCATTAACGATGCACCGGCATTAACAACAGCTGACGTTGGAATCGCCATGGGATCAGGAACAGATATTGCGATTGAATCAGGCGGTATTATCTTAGTCAAAAATAACTTATTGGATGTTGTTAATGCACTTGAATTAAGTCAAAAGACGTTTAATCGAATTAAGTTGAACTTGTTCTGGGCATTTATATATAATTCACTGGGCATTCCTGTCGCTGCTGGTATTTTTGTCGGACTTGGTTTGATCTTAAGCCCAGAGCTGGCTGGTTTGGGGATGGCATTGAGTTCATTATCCGTTGTTGCGAGCTCGTTGATGCTTAATAAAACCAAGTTAACCACTGTAACTGCGTGA